From one Perca flavescens isolate YP-PL-M2 chromosome 4, PFLA_1.0, whole genome shotgun sequence genomic stretch:
- the gnl3l gene encoding guanine nucleotide-binding protein-like 3-like protein, which translates to MSKAKQKRAKRLGFLGKFKTKDGQKDDALGRTKNPEQSSVQHVKVSRNPDEIRKQRLQDLQDRQKISRERDLMKRRNLQSFQNDILQRQREFEQKEIDMQSLERNVNFENENSRKAYYREFKKVVEASDVILEVLDARDPLGCRCPQVEQAVIQSGMNKKIVLVLNKIDLVSKEIVEKWIKYLRNEFPTVAFKASTQQQTKNLKRSKVPVTQATTELLSTSACIGADCLMKLLGNYCRNLDIKTAITVGVVGFPNVGKSSLINSLKRARACNIGATPGVTKCLQEVHLDKHIKLLDCPGIVMATSTTDAAMILRNCVKIEQLVDPLAPVEAILRRCNKAQIMEHYGVSDFHTALEFLAMLARRQGKLRKGGLPDTDKAAKSVLMDWTGGRISYFTHPPETHTLPTHVSAEIVTEMGKAFDWDELEKGNQEVLAESSCPDIQMGFCMETTGMTQGGQGETSSDLEVVGGALEEPEFKDETESMEDGQDPEFGPMTVEIKSQRSKTVLPSNDAASRAPDLKDILDVDPLQQGQALLAAGKRRKKQQKRADKIATKLSDTLTAAMDFSFSDS; encoded by the exons ATGTCCAAAGCTA AACAAAAACGAGCTAAACGTCTCGGCTTCCTCGGGAAATTTAAG ACTAAAGATGGACAAAAGGATGATGCTTTAGGGCGGACAAAGAATCCAGAGCAGTCATCTGTGCAGCATGTCAAAGTCAGCAGAAACCCAGATGAAATCCGGAAGCAAAGG CTTCAGGACCTCCAGGACAGGCAGAAAATCTCTAGAGAACGAGACCTGATGAAGAGAAGAAATTTGCAAAGCTTTCAGAATGACATCCTACAGCGACAAAGAGAGTTTGAGCAGAAG GAGATAGACATGCAGAGTTTGGAGAGGAATGTAAATTTTGAAAATGAGAATTCAAGAAAGGCATATTATAGAGAATTTAAAAAG GTAGTGGAGGCCTCAGATGTGATTTTGGAGGTTTTGGATGCACGTGACCCTCTTGGCTGCAGATGTCCACAGGTGGAGCAGGCAGTCATTCAAAGTGGAATGAACAAGAAGATAGTTTTAGTACTTAATAAAATTG ATTTGGTGTCAAAGGAAATTGTGGAAAAGTGGATTAAGTATCTTCGTAATGAGTTTCCTACAGTAGCTTTCAAAGCATCAACTCAGCAACAGACCAAGAACTTG AAACGCAGTAAAGTACCAGTTACACAAGCCACCACAGAGCTTCTTAGTACCAGTGCTTGTATTGGTGCAGATTGCTTGATGAAGCTACTTGGCAACTATTGCCGCAACCTAGACATAAAAACGGCCATCACCGTAGGAGTTGTAG GTTTTCCTAACGTGGGAAAGAGTAGTTTGATCAACAGTTTGAAACGGGCACGAGCATGTAATATTGGAGCCACTCCTGGTGTCACCAA GTGCCTTCAAGAGGTGCATTTGGACAAACACATTAAGCTTCTTGATTGCCCCGGCATTGTCATGGCAACTTCAACGACTGATGCAGCAATGATTCTTCGTAACTGTGTGAAAATTGAACAGCTTGTAGATCCTCTTGCCCCTGTTGAAGCCATCCTTCGACGCTGCAACAAGGCGCAG ATCATGGAGCACTACGGAGTTTCAGACTTTCACACGGCTCTGGAGTTCTTGGCAATGCTTGCTCGACGTCAAGGCAAACTAAGAAAGGGAGGACTGCCTGACACTGACAAAGCCGCAAAGAGCGTGTTAATGGACTGGACAGG GGGAAGGATCAGCTACTTTACGCACCCTCCAGAGACGCACACTCTTCCCACACATGTCAGCGCTGAGATTGTTACAGAGATGGGTAAAGCTTTTGACTGGGATGAGCTGGAAAAAGGAAATCAGGAGGTTCTTGCAG AGTCCTCTTGTCCTGACATCCAAATGGGATTTTGCATGGAAACCACTGGAATGACACAAGGTGGCCAGGGTGAAACATCTTCTGACCTGGAAGTGGTGGGGGGGGCCTTGGAAGAGCCAGAATTTAAAGATGAAACTGAATCTATGGAGGATGGCCAGGACCCAGAG TTTGGACCAATGACAGTGGAGATTAAATCTCAGAGGTCAAAGACTGTCTTGCCTTCAAATGATGCTGCATCCAGGGCTCCAGATTTAAAGGATATCTTGGATGTAGATCCTCTACAGCAGGGTCAGGCACTCCTGGCTGCCGGCAAGAGGaggaaaaagcaacagaaaagaGCTG